Proteins found in one Macrobrachium nipponense isolate FS-2020 chromosome 4, ASM1510439v2, whole genome shotgun sequence genomic segment:
- the LOC135210872 gene encoding UNC93-like protein isoform X1 → MASGKEGGLPNPAFVQDDSSSEGVSSISGSLKERKTSQDSRSLRSSTKDARKESKSVPHKVITEEEKAEKFAILKNIIIISVAFIFLFTAYNSMANLQSSINKEMGTAALSTLYGALVVSCCFVPSWLIKRLKEKHTLALCMLGYTSYIAAQFYPQYYTLIPTAILLGIGAAPMWSSKCTYLTKVGTRYAYIVGENPEVIITRFFGIFFLFFQSTQVWGNLITSTVLSVGAEDPVKSEEDLATCGYEFCPWYNVSGGNSTEIPKWQMYTMSSIYLVFALLASLIIFLFLDPLTKFKNIDTKTSNEERTGIQLLLATFNHMRHPYQLLIFPLTIWSGVEQAFLSADFTAAYVSCGLGVHMVGYVLICYGACDVIGSISFTPLVKSVGRVPVFLLGFSINLSVIITLIYWMPNPDQVPVFFVLAGLWGFADAIWQTQINAFYGVIFPGESEAAFSNYRLWESLGFIIAYACSTVTCIPDKIVTLLVFLSVGITGYLTIEVLEKTGKLKRDGEGKVVPFDKVITGKY, encoded by the exons ATTCTCGTTCCCTACGATCGTCGACCAAAGATGCCCGGAAGGAGAGCAAGTCCGTGCCCCACAAGGTCATCACGGAAGAGGAGAAAGCGGAAAAATTCGCCATCTtgaaaaacatcatcatcatttcgGTAGCTTTCATCTTCCTGTTCACGGCTTACAACTCCATGGCGAATCTCCAGTCTTCAATTAACAA AGAGATGGGCACGGCCGCCCTCTCTACCCTGTACGGTGCCCTGGTCGTTTCCTGCTGCTTCGTGCCCTCCTGGCTGATCAAAAGGCTGAAGGAGAAGCATACCCTCGCGCTCTGCATGTTGGGGTACACGTCTTACATCGCTGCCCAGTTCTATCCACAGTACTACACCCTCATACCCACGGCCATTCTCCTGGGTATAGGCGCGGCGCCCATGTGGTCATCCAAGTGCACTTACCTCACTAAG GTCGGAACCCGCTACGCTTACATCGTCGGGGAAAATCCGGAAGTGATCATAACCCGTTTTTTCGGCatattcttcttgttcttccagtcGACGCAGGTTTGGGGGAACCTGATTACTTCCACAG TCCTGTCCGTCGGCGCCGAGGACCCCGTGAAATCCGAGGAAGACCTGGCGACCTGCGGCTACGAGTTCTGCCCTTGGTACAACGTGAGCGGCGGCAACTCGACGGAGATCCCCAAATGGCAGATGTACACCATGTCCTCCATCTACCTGGTCTTCGCCCTTCTGGCCTCtctcatcatcttcctcttcttggacCCTCTGACGAA ATTCAAGAACATCGACACCAAGACTTCCAACGAGGAACGAACGGGGATCCAGCTCCTGCTGGCAACCTTCAACCACATGAGGCATCCTTACCAGCTCCTCATCTTCCCTCTCACCATCTGGTCTGGGGTCGAGCAGGCTTTCCTCAGCGCTGATTTTACTGCT GCATACGTATCTTGCGGCCTTGGCGTCCACATGGTCGGCTATGTCCTGATCTGCTACGGCGCCTGCGACGTTATAGGTTCCATATCCTTCACGCCCTTGGTGAAGAGCGTGGGGCGTGTCCCCGTCTTCCTTCTGGGGTTCTCCATCAACTTGAGCGTCATCATCACACTCATCTACTGGATGCCGAACCCCGACCAAGTTCCCGTTTTCTTCGTCCTGGCTGGGCTGTGGGGCTTCGCTGATGCCATATGGCAGACGCAGATAAATG CGTTCTACGGCGTGATATTCCCAGGGGAGAGCGAAGCCGCCTTCAGCAACTACCGCCTGTGGGAGTCGTTGGGCTTCATCATTGCCTACGCCTGCAGCACCGTCACCTGCATCCCGGACAAGATCGTCACCCTCCTGGTGTTCCTGTCGGTGGGCATCACCGGCTACCTGACGATCGAGGTCCTCGAGAAGACGGGCAAGCTCAAAAGAGACGGCGAGGGGAAGGTAGTTCCTTTTGACAAGGTCATAACGGGGAAGTATTAG
- the LOC135210872 gene encoding UNC93-like protein isoform X2, with protein sequence MASGKEGGLPNPAFVQDDSSSEDSRSLRSSTKDARKESKSVPHKVITEEEKAEKFAILKNIIIISVAFIFLFTAYNSMANLQSSINKEMGTAALSTLYGALVVSCCFVPSWLIKRLKEKHTLALCMLGYTSYIAAQFYPQYYTLIPTAILLGIGAAPMWSSKCTYLTKVGTRYAYIVGENPEVIITRFFGIFFLFFQSTQVWGNLITSTVLSVGAEDPVKSEEDLATCGYEFCPWYNVSGGNSTEIPKWQMYTMSSIYLVFALLASLIIFLFLDPLTKFKNIDTKTSNEERTGIQLLLATFNHMRHPYQLLIFPLTIWSGVEQAFLSADFTAAYVSCGLGVHMVGYVLICYGACDVIGSISFTPLVKSVGRVPVFLLGFSINLSVIITLIYWMPNPDQVPVFFVLAGLWGFADAIWQTQINAFYGVIFPGESEAAFSNYRLWESLGFIIAYACSTVTCIPDKIVTLLVFLSVGITGYLTIEVLEKTGKLKRDGEGKVVPFDKVITGKY encoded by the exons ATTCTCGTTCCCTACGATCGTCGACCAAAGATGCCCGGAAGGAGAGCAAGTCCGTGCCCCACAAGGTCATCACGGAAGAGGAGAAAGCGGAAAAATTCGCCATCTtgaaaaacatcatcatcatttcgGTAGCTTTCATCTTCCTGTTCACGGCTTACAACTCCATGGCGAATCTCCAGTCTTCAATTAACAA AGAGATGGGCACGGCCGCCCTCTCTACCCTGTACGGTGCCCTGGTCGTTTCCTGCTGCTTCGTGCCCTCCTGGCTGATCAAAAGGCTGAAGGAGAAGCATACCCTCGCGCTCTGCATGTTGGGGTACACGTCTTACATCGCTGCCCAGTTCTATCCACAGTACTACACCCTCATACCCACGGCCATTCTCCTGGGTATAGGCGCGGCGCCCATGTGGTCATCCAAGTGCACTTACCTCACTAAG GTCGGAACCCGCTACGCTTACATCGTCGGGGAAAATCCGGAAGTGATCATAACCCGTTTTTTCGGCatattcttcttgttcttccagtcGACGCAGGTTTGGGGGAACCTGATTACTTCCACAG TCCTGTCCGTCGGCGCCGAGGACCCCGTGAAATCCGAGGAAGACCTGGCGACCTGCGGCTACGAGTTCTGCCCTTGGTACAACGTGAGCGGCGGCAACTCGACGGAGATCCCCAAATGGCAGATGTACACCATGTCCTCCATCTACCTGGTCTTCGCCCTTCTGGCCTCtctcatcatcttcctcttcttggacCCTCTGACGAA ATTCAAGAACATCGACACCAAGACTTCCAACGAGGAACGAACGGGGATCCAGCTCCTGCTGGCAACCTTCAACCACATGAGGCATCCTTACCAGCTCCTCATCTTCCCTCTCACCATCTGGTCTGGGGTCGAGCAGGCTTTCCTCAGCGCTGATTTTACTGCT GCATACGTATCTTGCGGCCTTGGCGTCCACATGGTCGGCTATGTCCTGATCTGCTACGGCGCCTGCGACGTTATAGGTTCCATATCCTTCACGCCCTTGGTGAAGAGCGTGGGGCGTGTCCCCGTCTTCCTTCTGGGGTTCTCCATCAACTTGAGCGTCATCATCACACTCATCTACTGGATGCCGAACCCCGACCAAGTTCCCGTTTTCTTCGTCCTGGCTGGGCTGTGGGGCTTCGCTGATGCCATATGGCAGACGCAGATAAATG CGTTCTACGGCGTGATATTCCCAGGGGAGAGCGAAGCCGCCTTCAGCAACTACCGCCTGTGGGAGTCGTTGGGCTTCATCATTGCCTACGCCTGCAGCACCGTCACCTGCATCCCGGACAAGATCGTCACCCTCCTGGTGTTCCTGTCGGTGGGCATCACCGGCTACCTGACGATCGAGGTCCTCGAGAAGACGGGCAAGCTCAAAAGAGACGGCGAGGGGAAGGTAGTTCCTTTTGACAAGGTCATAACGGGGAAGTATTAG